Part of the Myxococcota bacterium genome, TCGGGCGGCTACGGCATCGTGATGGGCCCGCAGGCGACCGCCGACCAGCTCGAGATCTGCCGCAAGGAGATCGAGCTGAACCCGCGCGGCTACATCGCGCAGGAGCTGGTGCAGCTCTCGAGTCACCCCACGTTCGTCGACGGCCGGCTCGAGGCGAGACACATCGACCTGCGGCCCTTCGTGCTGACCGGCGCGCGCACGGAGGTCTTCCCGGGCGGGCTCACGCGCGTGGCGCTGCGCCGCGGCTCGTTCGTGGTGAACTCGTCGCAGGGCGGCGGCTCCAAGGACACCTGGGTGCTGGAGGACTGCTGATGCTGGCCCGCCACGCCGAGGACCTGTTCTGGACCGGGCGCTACCTGGAGCGCGCCGAAGACACCGCGCGCATGCTCGACGTGACCTACCACGGGCTGCTCGAGGGCGGCTCGACCGACGCGGCCTCGGCCTGGCACCTGTTGCTCGAGGCGCTGCACCTGGCGCATCCCTTCCACTCACGACACGAGTCGGTGTCGCCCCGGGCGGTGGCGGAGTTTCTGGTGTGCGACCTGGCGCAGCCGAGCTCGATCGTGGCCGCGATCGCGCGTGCGCGGGAGAACGCGCGCAACGTGCGCGAGCATCTCTCGACCGAGCTCTGGGATGCCGTGAACACCTGCTTCCTGGAGCTGCGCGCACGCGATCTCAAGGCCGAGGTCGGCGGCCAGCCGCACGAGCTCTACCGCGAGATCCGCACCCGCTGTCAGACGATCGCGGGCGCGTGCGCCGAGACCATGCCGCGCGGCGACCCGTGGCGGTTCCTCTTGTTGGGGCGACTCATCGAGCGCGCGGAGATGACCTGCCGCATGCTGCGCGCGCGCTCGAGCCGGCGCGCGGTGCGCTCGGGCTTCCACGACTTCCTGCTCGTGCTGAACTCGGTGTCGGCGTTCGAGGCCTACACGCGCGAGCACGGGGCCGACATCGATCCGGCGCGAGTCATCTCGTTCCTGTTGCTCGCGCCCGACTTCCCGCGCAGCGTGTTGTACTGCGTGCGCGGCACCGACAAGGTGCTCGAGCAGCTCGACGCCGGCGCGCCCAGCGCGCGGGCCCGGCGCACGCTCGGCCGGATTCGCGCCGAGCTCGAGTATCAGGACCCCGAGGAGCTGCGCGCGTTCGGCGAGCGCGGCGTGCTCGACCGCGCGCAGGCGGGCATCTGGGAGGTGGCCGAGCGGGTCGAGGAGTCCTTCTTCGCCAGCGGCCCGCAGCCGCAGCGCCACATCTTCGGGTCCGCGTGATGGAGCTGTTCGAGATCCGCTATCTCTCGCTGTTCCGCTACCCGCAGCCGGTCTGGGACTCGCACAACGTGCTGCGCGCGGCGCCGTGCAGCGACGAGCGCCAGATCCTGCTGAGCTACCGGCTGTCGATCTCGCCCTCTTCGCGCGTGGTGTCCTACACCGACTACTTCGGCACGCGGGTCGACTTGTTCGGCGTGGCGCGCCCGCACCGCGAGCTCGAGGTGCTGGCCGAGATCCGCGTGGCCATGCAGGGCGACGTGCCGGCGGCGCCGCCGGCCGCGCTGGGGCCGCGCAGCGACCAGGGCTTCATCGAGTCACACCATGAGTATCTCGTGCCCAGCATGCACATCGAGTTCGCCGATGGCGTGCGGCGCGAGGCGCGCGAAGTGGTCACGGGTCTTCCGGACGACGCCGGACTGGTCGGTGGCGCGCTCGCCGCGCACGTGAGCCGTACGCTGCAGTACGCGCCCGGGTCGACCGAGATCGGCATCGACGTCAACGAGCTGCAGCGCACGCGCCGCGGCGTGTGCCAGGACTTCGCGCACTATCTGATCGCGCTGTGCCGGTCCGTGGGCGTGCCCGCGCGCTACGTCTCGGGGTATCTGTTCGCGGCCCGCGGCGACGAGGCGACGGCGCCCAAGCGCGACGAGGTCTTCGTGCAGACCCACGCCTGGGTCGA contains:
- a CDS encoding alpha-E domain-containing protein; the protein is MLARHAEDLFWTGRYLERAEDTARMLDVTYHGLLEGGSTDAASAWHLLLEALHLAHPFHSRHESVSPRAVAEFLVCDLAQPSSIVAAIARARENARNVREHLSTELWDAVNTCFLELRARDLKAEVGGQPHELYREIRTRCQTIAGACAETMPRGDPWRFLLLGRLIERAEMTCRMLRARSSRRAVRSGFHDFLLVLNSVSAFEAYTREHGADIDPARVISFLLLAPDFPRSVLYCVRGTDKVLEQLDAGAPSARARRTLGRIRAELEYQDPEELRAFGERGVLDRAQAGIWEVAERVEESFFASGPQPQRHIFGSA
- a CDS encoding transglutaminase family protein, which encodes MELFEIRYLSLFRYPQPVWDSHNVLRAAPCSDERQILLSYRLSISPSSRVVSYTDYFGTRVDLFGVARPHRELEVLAEIRVAMQGDVPAAPPAALGPRSDQGFIESHHEYLVPSMHIEFADGVRREAREVVTGLPDDAGLVGGALAAHVSRTLQYAPGSTEIGIDVNELQRTRRGVCQDFAHYLIALCRSVGVPARYVSGYLFAARGDEATAPKRDEVFVQTHAWVEIAVPGAGWWPLDPTNRLTVGARHVKIGHGRDYDDVCPLRGLYHGPFQHELEAEVRMKRLGTGDSWASASAVS
- a CDS encoding circularly permuted type 2 ATP-grasp protein, coding for SGGYGIVMGPQATADQLEICRKEIELNPRGYIAQELVQLSSHPTFVDGRLEARHIDLRPFVLTGARTEVFPGGLTRVALRRGSFVVNSSQGGGSKDTWVLEDC